GGCACCCCCGTGCCCATGGGTGCCGGGGCAGCGGGGATCGGCGCGATGTCTCGTGACGCGCTAAGACCCAGCCCAAGGCTTTGGGTACCCGCAACGACACGGTACACGGTACCAGCCGCGCGAGCCGCCCCGTCTGCAGTTTGCTAAAGGAAGATAATTATCTTAAATTCAGACCACCTAAGGTCgtcaattttcgaatccgaTTTCCCCGCATCGATTCCCGACATCGATACGGACCTCgcgttctcttcttttccaacTTCCGGCGTGggctgaaaaaattcttcacatCCTGGTCTTCGCCCTAGTACGGTATACTTGTtatgatcgataaatttttcgcaattttcacccATCAAACACAATCgttgttgaaataaatttagggTCCTTACCGACAAATATTACAAACGATATTCGTCAGGTATTTGGATGTAATCCTACCCCATGTGAAAGGTCTTGTATTGGtagagaattcttttttcgattgttACGTAATATCCAAGTTGGcggatatttcattttcaacgatatATACCTGTGGTGCATAATGTTCGTGGGACAAAAAGTTGTAGAAATCGCAAGGAAAAACGAGAATTTAAATCGGATCGAAGTTCCATCAGGACATACAGTATTTGCGCGTTCCTCGAGGGTATGTTTTTCTGCGATGTATACCCGCATTAATGCGCTATCGTTAATACTGTGAACCATAaacgggggaagggggaaaaacAAGTCGATAACTTGTCCCTGTAcataattgattgaattgaGTTACATAAACGATCGGCGCCATCGATACCGTCGTCCGTGTTGGGGTCAAAAGAGTCGTGCAATTAAGAGCATATTATAAACTTCCTTGATCAAAGTCTAACGTCCGAATCACCATCGGGTGTCATTAAAATTACGGCGATATTATTTACCCGTACAGCAGTGCACAGGCGGTgtgtaataatgaaaattttcgaatacataTTTACGTCTACATGCATGCGGTACTTCGCATATCGTACCCGTGTGTTATTGCTATCCGTTATGAAACACCGTGTCGTTTTAATTTAGTATAAGTCTACAATAAGTTGACTTTCACCGTCTACACCAGACGCCCTTGCGGTTTATTCCGTGATCGCCGATCGCCTTCTCTGTACTGCAGTAGCGGCGCGGTTATCCCGAAGGTACGCGCGTATTACCGATCTTTTCCCGATCAATGGTAAGACCGTTGTACCAGAATTGTATCACTTAGGGATTTAAAGATCCGATAACCGAAGGATACGCGACAGCCTTCAGCCTCGGGCTGTAGGtaatccttcttttttttttgctctccggTTCTACACACGTCAGCACTTAATGTCACGCTATTCCGTAGCGTCGAGTAccacttttttcaacgatcatcATCGACCGCCGACGAGCGGAGTCTCCTCTTTTCGTTAGAGGCGCAGCGGCGCGACGGAAATACCGAACGGTTTTCcccatttcttttattttttcttaggAATATCGAAACCACCTACCCGGATGAGGTCGAAGATGAAGTTGCCAGAGCCACCTCCACCCCCCGATAAGCTGTCCCCGTTGAGGAACCTTTTGTTTCGGTTTTCATCCGACAACTCGACGTCGTCCAACGGGGTGAGATCACCCGCGGGGGCTGCGTCACCTTGTTCGTCGGCAAACTGGACTCGTACTTCGTTATTCTGGGATTCGGCGACCACTTGATTTTCGGCTTCCGGGTTCACGTCCTGcgcaataaattttcacattttagccatacgatgaaaaattcatgccCCGGATGATTTAATTCAAGTGATAAATACTGCACGTGAATAATACTactgaaaattagaaattgcGTACTATACTGCAACCTGCGAGaagaatattaattaatgCGCACAGTATTAGCATTAGAAAAGATATATGGGATCTAGAATTTTTGCTCTCATATTGTCTTAGAATTATGGAGCacgatatgaaattatttaacaTTCATATATTACTGCGCTATACGTGGTCATCAAGGACTTTCGTAAACCTTGTACGGATTTATTTTCCGTATTGTACACATCTGTATTCATTTAGTCGTCACAAAAGTCCCCGTTCATTTGATGATATTGCTTCGCGCTATTTCCATTGCTtgaagcaattttttttggaaaataaatcacgCAATGATCACGTCGTCATACGACGCCAGCGGCGACTACGATGTGCGTGAATTATTCTTTAATTTAGACATGGTCCCATTCAGTCTGCATGGGATTGCACCGTATCGATAGTAGCGGACGTTATTCGTACGGTACTTTGGCACATTTACATACACAGATGATTATTTGAGAAATAAGAAGACTACAAAGATAACTGTAGAGAAACACAACTCTTTCCGAATCGGATGAgccatgtgtgtgtgtgtacgtaatgAGATTAGGATTCATGCTACGCGTAGCGTCAATTCTACGGAGCAATCGAGTAAGTACACGGCGTCTACGAGAGATACAATAGCGAATACAGAAGAAATGGAAGtagaagagaaataagaatagagaataaaaatgggTGCGAAGAAAAATGCCTCATCGGGTCAGCGACAAACGAGACATCGTTTACAAAAGCGATGAAGAGCGAGAATAACACAAAAAATGGGATGCACACACAAGTGAAGAACGATTAGATTAGCGGCTGATTGTGAGGAGAAATTTTGATGCGAAAATTGACAGAGACTTCGAGATACTCAGGAGAAACCCTCGCGGTCGTCCAAAAATGAGGAGGTCGTCCGAGATTCTTGGCAGTCGGTCATTGGGACTGCGTAGTTTCGGTTGTTTCTCTATCAACTAACGTGGTTTCTtcggaagaagacgaagacgggCTATCTTCCTCTTCGGAAGAGACCGTAGGCAGAGCTACTTCAACCTCGGCACCACCACGACTTCTCGAACTTATTTCATTGGCACTGTCTGATTCGTtggtgtcgtcgtcgtcgtcgtcaccgaATGGCGATTCCACTTCCACGGTGGTTCCGACGCTCTTATCTCGACTCTCTCCGTTCGAACGACCCTGACTTATGGCCATTCGTAGCAACAACGGTCCAACTGCACGGATCACTTCACCCGTAATCATGTTCACCTTTTGTTCAATCATCTAAAAAACAAGCGAGCTTAGGTCGTCTCCAgtttttgaaatgaataaaaatgatcctGTGGCGGTACAGAATATCCTGTGGTGGCTGTGGTAAGTCCGTTTCGTTttgtcgtgattttttttttttttttttcttattttctcttagACAAAAACAAACTCAAATGTCAGCCAGTTGGATAATGAGattatggtttttttctcagaaGATACAAGTGCTTGACTCGGATTGATTCGTCGATGTTCCGAATCGATTTGTATTTTATGAAGAAGAACGTTCTACGGCAGGTGGATAGGTGATCGTAATTGTGACGAACAGCTGACTAATCAGCTGGGAAAAGTCAATGGGAAGTATTTCGTCGAATGAACAAATTGTGACGAAGCAAAGTCTGCAGCTTCGGTTTGTTTTCCGCCACTTCTTATAACTCTGAATACATTTCGCTACATTTGTCCGCTGAGTAGTTAATCTGAATATTGGACAAAGTCGTTTTTGATCATAAATTATCTCACGAAGGTCATTCGGCATAGCGTCACGACGATTCAACGGTACCTCTGAGCTTTATTtcgccttttttctctcaacataTACCGAAATATTTATACTGTGCACGATGCAAATCATTTTAATGATCAATGTTGTCGAGGCTGGCAACAGACTGCAGTCAAAAATAAATCTTCCGATTGTTTGTGTTGGCATTTTTGTTTAACGCCAAAACCACGGTCCGAGGTGATCCTGTTGTTAGCTATAATGAATCGTGAGCCGCAATTGGGATCCCAATCaatagaatttttaatttgtagTTCAACGCTATCGTCCATCATGGCCGAAGAATGAATAGCTGCAACGGTCGCACTATACCAGACTGTTAGGTACATGATTTTACTAATTGCATGTCTGCACTAAAAACGTGACGTCTTTCTTTTTGATAAACGAGCGAGCTTCgggattccttttttttcagatgattCGTTCTTGGACCGCTAGCTGAGAGACTAAAACAAATGACTTTCACTTCTCGGCTGACGGACGGTCTACGAAGACGAATTTCTTAtatccttctcctcctttGAGTAcgtaagaaaacaaaaaaatcgtcgcgTTTCAATTGATTCGCCAAATTTTTCGccaatgatttcaaattttcacgtctTCACTGCGTCTACACGTGACGCCCGGTTCAGTATGTCTTTTGCCTTATCGTCTTCGTCCTTTGTCGAAGTCGTGATTGAATCTCGTTCAGATTTTGGTTGGTAGTGACGCGATAAAGGCTCGTTCCGTACAATACCGTGTCGTGCGTTGTGTTTCGTAGAGTAAAGTAAGTGACTTTCACGGTAGGAATGTCGACTCGCACCCGTCCGACGCACGTGCgagtatacatgtgtgtacgtaaTTCAAGAGTAACACGTTATGTGGATGGGTCTCCatcaacgaacaaaaattGGGTTCCCGTTGACGATAGTCTGAGGTTGCGACGTGCgaggatcgttttttttttatttttttttattctttcctcGTCTTTGAGGACGTGCATATAATTTAAGGCTGTTAAGGTTACGCGCTGCGTAAGGTGTCGGACATCGGGTTTCGGAGGCCAAGGTCCTGAGAATCGGGTAGTTCACCTAAGCGTGCCAAGGAGACCATCAAAGAATCGATTAACGTTTCAATTTCAGCCGATCAGCTCGAGCAAAAAATCTACCCGAAACTTCAACACGATGGACAGCGGTGTGTAATAATCTCATAAATTTTAATACGATTCCCTCTTTTGATTCGATCGACCAGTTTTTAACGtctcgttcatttatttattcgttatgtaattttttttttttgtttttttcaacggtctATGCGTCGCACAGATATGTCAAGactgtgtgtttttttttcgttctattcCGTTTCGTTTGCGAAATAGTTTTGTGAAATAGCTTCTCTCGAAGATCGATGAGTTGACGAGTATTTGTTGTTAGGTAAAGAAAGTGTAGTTtataaaatcgaaagattttgattattttcggTTAATTGAATAAACAATTACGATGACCAAGGAAACACCGATATTCTTATCAGAAAATTGTCGTCGTGTATCCGACGTTAGAAACATCACGGAATTCGAACGGCCTGAATTTTCAGACACCCTTCTATTGCCCGATCACAACTCATTCCATCGACCGATTATGTCTCTCACCTGTGACAGTCCGGGGAACAGTTGTCTCAGGATTCCAATCGTCCTTTTGCTTCTCAGCGCAGCCTGGTCGTCGGCTTCGACTATCATCAGTCTGTCGAggtcctgaaaaaaaatgtttcaaattcatttcccGGTCATCGAGAACTTTTTTATCCCCCATGCCAGAGGTTTCGCTtactgaaaatttgaatagaagataaaaaaaaaaaaaaactttcaaatgcCGATGGCTGACATTTTGTTATCGGATCGCGAATATTTTATCCAAAAAAGTGTGATCgcgcgatactttttttcatcgattatcAGGTCCGTGAACCGCGACTGCGGATATGTGCAGCCTTTGAAAAACGCCTCGTCCAAAAGCTGCCGTGATTAATGACGATTATACATTGTATTGTTGTCGTTTGGTTTGGAATGGGGGCCGAGGTTTCATCGTGCGTTGATTAGACCGATGAACTGACACTAATGTGTTCAAGGCCTCTCGTTCGTAACAGGTTAATACAGTTGCATTACATTCAGGAGTTGTCCGTCCCGACCGACCAATATAATGCGTTATACGGATTTCGCAATTACACGTGTCTCATgcaactgattgtgagtcacGTTTTTCACTATACCAGCTTGTAGCGAGTTGCGCGTCCGACGTTAAAATCACGACGATTCTTTTGTAATCAATGTCTCGGAGACCTCGTCCCAACAAAGATGGACAAGAAAAACACAGTCATTGTTATACTGCAATCTGACTTTTGACAACGATACTAAAAACAAGTATTTCTCGATCGTCGTTGAACTGTCACGACCTTTTCCTCGAGAATTACGGCcgtacagaaatttttctgtCAAAAACCGTCCGTCGGGAGCATAACGTCCCGCACGAAACAACAAGCGTGACGCATCGTCGTTATAAATTCATACGGAATTTTCTTCCCAAGATATAAGATTCCCAACTTCTATTTCCAACGGTAGCTGGTGTGAGATACATCGAGGTTTCAGttgcaatgataataataataataataataataatggcaacCAGACGTTAGGCAATTatgtgtaaaagaaaaaaaacaagaaaactaAAATTTGAAACTCCTATATAAGTTTAATACTACACCTAATTACGATCGAACGGTAATTGGGTTGGGCAAGGTAAATTGCCCGCAGAGAGccgttgtgtgtgtgtgtgtgtgtgtgtctgtgtgtgtgtgtgaaattTGTCAAcgatattgaattttatataGAAATCCGAGCGTTGGAATGTTCCCGAACATTTGAATTTGACCGCGGTCGTACGGACGCCGATAAACGTCAACTGAAGCGTGATTTCACGCGCTTTTGTAACCGTGGCGTATAAAATTGGCAATTACTTATACTAGATCGAACCGAGGCGCACAAGCCATTACCGGTTCTAGCGACCGCCGATCCATGTTATTATCGCCTTCGAAAGACCCTTGCACAATAATCTGCTCTCGTATACCGGAGTTCGAACGTACGGTACGAAGTCCGTCCGAAAATTTGACCGCGTCTCAGAATGAAATTACCTCGAAAAACGTTAGGTGGAGGAAAATTTGTTGGCCGAATCTATAAATTTCCATCAGTGCccgggaaattttttgacgttAGAATTTCGAGACGCTAACGCTGCAGACGATGAGTTTGAATGAAATACGTTGTTacgatggataaaaaatagatgaaaaaagcagaagaaacTTCTTTCGAATTATCGCGTGTCGCTCACGGATACGGCCGTACGGTTGCCTAATTTTAGTGTCAATGTTCACGTAGTGTAAGAGAATGTCGATTAAAATGTTGACAAAATTAGCATAAAAGATAattcttgaataattttgcaTTTTATACCGCATCGTTACGGTAAAAGCcgaattattatgtatacatatttgaaGTGAGAGTGTCCACCGatcgttcatttttatacgGATATTATGTACGCGTGATCGGGCATGAAATCAATTCACGGttgtcgatttttcattttcacgtttttacgGATAACGAGGTGATCGTTGATACTTCCATAAGTCTTAAAACTTCGGGCGGGATAAAAATCGACACCGAGCGTTGGAAAAATCGGATATCCAGTCGGAGATAAGAAAACCTCGCAACTTCAAGAACAAGAACTTTTCCTCCTGTTTCATTGCGATTTTATCCCCTTCATTTTCATCCCAAAGCGTACGAGTCCCCTGAGTGTATTCGAACCGATCGACGGCGAACGGGTGATTAGTACCGTGATCCGGTCGGTAATTGGTGCGTATAATTGAGCGCATTTATCAAATAATATGCAATAGTCTATCGCCGATTATATCCTCGTCGAAGACTGTAGCACTtttgcatatacgtatacttgcaTCGTCAAGTAGACGCGCGTACGGACGTACGTAATCCGCTAGTTTCGTCGCTTTTGCCCGAACCTCCACTTTCCATTGGACACCGATCAGCCGAAGAAAGTGTCCGACGATTGCCCGGTTGACGTCGCGGTGAAAGTGCCGGAGTATTCCGGCACCGAAGAGCCTGAGATCACCGGGCATCCGTTCgcctcgctcgctcgctctcttCGAACCGACGCCGAAATCAggcaaaatttttacgttcTTTCCGCTcgtcttatttttcatttacatctCACCTTCGCTCATGAGCAGTAGGTACGCGACCTCAGACCTTTggctcgagaaatttttatacgccGGTCGGGAGCCTTGACTCAAATGCACCTCTcgaaatgagttttttttgttttttgccacccgccatttatttatttacttatttatttatttactcgtaTGATGAAATTTCGGAGGAGAAACTATGCCCGACGGATCTTCTGTCATCCGAGTTTCCGTTTTCTGATATCATTTGCGTCGTGCGAACGATGACGAGACATGCATGTAATAAGCCGGTCACGATATGTTATATTGTAATTCGGATATATTCAGAGAGCATGAAATACACGTTACAGCTAACAACTGAAATTCGGTAATCGAAAGTGGCTTCGAGATCCGTTACGTGGAAAGTAAATTAGAGAATACGCCGCGTGTATCGTTCGTTCTCAACGGATGCGTTGGatcaaaagtaaaattatttcagctcATTTCCGGATACCGCGACTTTTTCTCACTCGCGTAATCGgcgcaatcgatcgattcgttattcaaattatttctcatCTTCCGAATATGTGTACACCAATGTCTGACGCGCGTCTGTATAATCGTCTCGGCTCTGCGTGTATGCTTATTTACGTATTCATATTTCACGTCAATTATtaccgcgtgtatatattcgAGTTGTAATAACTATACGCTGGTCGGAGAAGAGAATGCGATTTTGAATTTGTCATGCCGCGTACGTATGATTTTATTGCTTTGAATAATTCACGAATAGATCGTCATGCCAATGTACACACACTTGGCAGCCTGAAATAAAGTTCACTTCgtacgattattattccattgaaaaaaaaacaaaaaaaaaaaaaaaacactataCAGCTACGATTCTCTCCGTTCGGATCGAGATTTGCACCgtcctttttctgtttttttttttttaattcttctcgTATTTCAGATCGACCACCGCATCGCTCGGACGGGATTACGAAATTACGCGGTGAAAGTCACGTAATTCGTGAATCGATAATGAACCGAATTAATTGATCGAACAGAAACACGGAGATGACGGAGCTCAAAActatttcaaatttacgacaagtttttcaacggagcTCGCGTAACCCGTTTTTCAAGCTCCGATTTATCCCGTACAACGGGGGACAATTTctaagaaaattattcttctccCCGTTCATATTATTTGCTTGCGACTTATTCGCGCCGACGCGGTATCGAAAATGCCAACGGAATCGCGAGGAAATCGAGCCGAAATGTGAAACTGACACCGATTGAGCTTctctgatgaatttttattttattttgttttttcaactcacCTGTCCCGCTGGTACGAGACTCTCGGGTTGTTCCACCGGAAGTGCTTGAACCGCCGCAGCACATAAAGCCGCCATCGTCACGAATATCACCCTCGAACTCCTCATCTTGATtgcttatgtatatatatatatttctgaaaaacaaaaatgaaaagtcaaaTTATCGCTACGGACTGACCTGGCATGTGGTACAAGTTTTCAAAAGAATTCAATCCCCCATTTTCGTGAAATCTGATcctttttcaaagatttatcGGAGTGGCTGATGTacggttttaaaaataattcccaTCTTTCGCACGAATTTTGGATTATCATCCAATCGAATGCGTGAACTTGCTTTGAAAAAACGATAATATTTGTAAAACGGTTTCGCTCGACCGTCATTACTTTTCGCTCGTCGTATGTGATATTAAATATTCCGCGAAGAAGAAGCTCCTCGTTGGGAAGAAAGTAAACTACTCGCGGTGCGTAATGTAAATTCCTAAATACCGTATatgcgcgtatatgtatatttacgtaGTAGACAGAAGTGCGCGATGACGCAACGAGCGTATACCAAAAGTGGATGAAAACTAACAAGCGCGGATAAAGATCAAGTTGGATCCTGAAGTGGCGGAGTTGTTAATTGTTACGCCTCGTTCGCCTTATTCGCCTTAGGAAGAAGAACCGCTGAAGAAACTCAAATAATGGAATAAAACTGAGCAACCAGCTGTCCAGTTCCAGGCCGATTCGAGTGGGTAGTCGAATAGGTGGTCAAGCCGGTGACGGTGTACGTGCACGAGAACCCCTTTCTATCGCGCAAGATCACACCGCTCGTGACTATCACTTTCAATATTCGAATCGAAAGTAGCGGCGGGTAACAGCCGCGGCACATGTTCGCCTCCGAATCCCCACTCGCTTTATCGCGTAGACGtgtgtaacaaaaaaatatacacgcacGTGAAACGCGCGACCGGTAATCCCGTCGCTCTTCGCTCGTGAGTGAGTAATcgtaaaaaatgaacgtaTTGTCAAAAGGAAAACgtccgatggaaaaatttcgggaAAGCCGGCAAGTCCTTCGCGTCCgcgagcaaaaaaagaaaaaatgcagaTTCTTGAGAAAACGTAAGCCTTCTTACGTATCGATAACGCGACATGTTTTTCCCGGAATAATTCGATCAGCTatctcgacgatttttctcGTTGGAATTAACGCCGGGACGATCGAGAGTCGAATTATAAGTCACTGGAGATAGCTGGATAGAAACGATGACCTTAAGGTATTCGAGCACATGTTTCAAGCTTGTTAGCAGGAGGTCGCGCATATCTACGATTGCAACAGATACATCGGCGACTAggtcgatcgattaattttctgcGTACGTCGAACAGGTTTTTATTAGTCGAAGTCAAAAGCACAAATTATGCGTACGCGCGAATGATATTCGATCGGGTGATACCGGGAGTATAATTCGTTGATTGTCGTGACCGATCGGCATCTCCGGTATTATAACGGATGCGCGTTaacttcgaataaatttctactttcttttatgtataccttatatactAATTTCACCCGGCCGAAGCTGTGCAGTATAAAGAACGTTCCGCGTTATCCTTACAGTAAATAgttagttttgtttttcttttcattcctactattttctttttatttatcatattCTTCGttcaacgatcgaaaaatcttcgttaAAATATCCATCGATCTGGATCAATTTTACCGAGTATTTTCGGCAACTATACCGCGTTACTTTCGAGCCactcattttttcaccgacaCGGACGGGTGCAGTTGTACGGTGTTCCGTGCTTCGCTAtcacacgtatattttttttttttttcgctcttgcgcttatctttttcatttaattgcgAAAACCAAAGAATTCGCATCACTGTGTGGTATCGATTTATTTCAGtgtgttggtttttttttttttttttttttcatttttgtttttgctctCGTTCCATCCGTGTCGATGTGATCGGTGTTACGAAACCATGGAACGTCGCGTCGCATGGTATCGACGTTgaaacaaacgaaacgaacaaaaCAATGCCTGGAACTCACCACACACAGATTCCGTCACTCTCTTAAAACTTAACTCAAACTTCTGGTGAGTTTGAGCTGCCGCTTGCTAGCTCGGCTGGCAGACTTTCTGTGACTGTCTGTGTGACTTTGGCCAGCGAGCGGTTTATATTAGCGGGTGGGGCTGCCGCCACCTCTACCTTCCACTTATTATACTCCGAACCGACCGTACGACGTTGGTAACTATTTTCCTTGGGGAAATAAGAGGGAGGCGAATACTTTTGCCCGCGCAACATCGGAATCACCGCGATCCGCATAGATCTCCGTGCTACAGCGTCCGGGATGCGTGCCGATCTGCGagatctgataaaaaaaaacttgaggcGTAACACCTGCtttgtttcatttcgtcgCGGGAGGCGATTACTCGATAGGGTTTTTAGGGTGGACGCAACCTGGAAGTATAACCGACAATTAACGTGCGGTAGGTGAGAGAGCTGACCgtaattcgaattttcgtttcaaacgATCGGTGCGAGCGGGAGATGAAGGCGCATGTGATCGTGCGAACGCCAACTCAAAATTACAAGAGAACACGCACAAATGCAGTTCGAATGGAGAGAGGACGGATTTACTTCCGGGTGACTAACGATCGGTGATTAGGAGGCGGggaaat
The sequence above is a segment of the Athalia rosae chromosome 5, iyAthRosa1.1, whole genome shotgun sequence genome. Coding sequences within it:
- the LOC105690202 gene encoding uncharacterized protein LOC105690202 isoform X2; amino-acid sequence: MRSSRVIFVTMAALCAAAVQALPVEQPESLVPAGQDLDRLMIVEADDQAALRSKRTIGILRQLFPGLSQDVNPEAENQVVAESQNNEVRVQFADEQGDAAPAGDLTPLDDVELSDENRNKRFLNGDSLSGGGGGSGNFIFDLIRLIAGSGSSEAADVAANSPVDSGKGNDGSQEAVPGPVTRLFVIANRGISNLIQDLILRLAATSERIVNFKARLITSII
- the LOC105690202 gene encoding uncharacterized protein LOC105690202 isoform X1 gives rise to the protein MRSSRVIFVTMAALCAAAVQALPVEQPESLVPAGQDLDRLMIVEADDQAALRSKRTIGILRQLFPGLSQDVNPEAENQVVAESQNNEVRVQFADEQGDAAPAGDLTPLDDVELSDENRNKRFLNGDSLSGGGGGSGNFIFDLIRQTADGAARAAGTVYRVVAGTQSLGLGLSASRDIAPIPAAPAPMGTGVPAPPAPPAPGPGSSAAPAGNPNAGPGLIAGSGSSEAADVAANSPVDSGKGNDGSQEAVPGPVTRLFVIANRGISNLIQDLILRLAATSERIVNFKARLITSII